CTCTGCCTCCGGCAACCTTAGGCAAAAAATATTCAGGGAAATTTCAACTCCGCACCGGTAGTGATCTCCATCATGCTCTCGCTATCAAGGCATTGCAAACAGGCGAAAGTTTGAATAATTATTGTACAAAAGTTCTGAAAAAATCTGTCTCGCAGAAGGATTGAAGGTCAGACAAAGGGGTCATAATTCATCAGTATTCATTAATTCCGGGGACATACTTAATTGTCAGTTCATATAACTCTAAACTCTTGCTTTGTAAATTGAACATGGTGGGACAATCTCTTAACATCGGGACGGTTCCGTGAACGGTGAACAGTATCGGGAGTTTGCACGCTGGTTCACATCCTATGTATGTTCCTTCAGGGAATCCGATCCCGACCACCAACGAAACCTGGATCTGAAGGAACAACATACCGCCCGGGTGGGGATGAACATGGAGCGCATCACCCGTAAGCTTGGGCTTTCGGCCAATGACCAGCGGTTGGCGGCGGCGATCGCTCTTTTCCACGACCTGGGCCGCTTCCCGCAATACCGTCTCTACCGGACCTTCCGGGATGCGATATCGGAGAATCACGCCAAACTTGCCATCCGTGAGCTGACCCGTCACCGGATTCTCCATACTCTGGACCCGGCGGAGCGCCGGCTCGTTGGTCGGGCCATCATCTATCACAACCGCTTTCACCTGCCGACTCATCTCGACCCGCAAACCCTGCTCCATAGCCGGCTTATCCGTGACGCCGACAAGCTGGATATCCTGCGGTTGATGGCTGAGGAGTTCCGCAAGCCAAAAGCCCTGCAAAATCCGGTGGTCACCTTCAGCCTGGCCCAGGAGAGTGCGGTGCGGGACGAGATCTACCAACACCTCTTCGCGCAACGTCCCATGACCTACGAGGAACTCACCAACGCCAACGAGTTCAAGGTGCTGCAGATGAGCTGG
This genomic interval from Pseudomonadota bacterium contains the following:
- a CDS encoding HD domain-containing protein — encoded protein: MNGEQYREFARWFTSYVCSFRESDPDHQRNLDLKEQHTARVGMNMERITRKLGLSANDQRLAAAIALFHDLGRFPQYRLYRTFRDAISENHAKLAIRELTRHRILHTLDPAERRLVGRAIIYHNRFHLPTHLDPQTLLHSRLIRDADKLDILRLMAEEFRKPKALQNPVVTFSLAQESAVRDEIYQHLFAQRPMTYEELTNANEFKVLQMSWAFTLNFRPSFEIMRERDDLDVIAASLPDSSLRDKALAFVKTYIDRRIADDPG